A part of Miscanthus floridulus cultivar M001 chromosome 6, ASM1932011v1, whole genome shotgun sequence genomic DNA contains:
- the LOC136461659 gene encoding transcription factor HY5-like isoform X1, with product MAAQEQEHEKQQAKTSTTSSLPSSSSERSSSSAPNNLREGGVESDEEIRRVPEMGGASASASSGAGADERPKEDGKQGGQLAAATGAQPPAAGKKRGRTAGDKEQNRLKRLLRNRVSAQQARERKKAYLTELEAKAKDLELRNAELEQRVSTLQNENNTLRQILKNTTAHASKRSSGGGGGGKGGDGGKKHHFTKS from the exons atggcggcgcaggagcaggagcacgAGAAGCAGCAGGCGAAGACGAGCACCACGAGCTCGCTCCCCTCCTCCAGCAGCGAGCGCTCCTCCAGCTCCGCCCCCAACAACCTCAGGGAAGGAG GGGTGGAGAGCGACGAGGAGATACGGCGGGTGCCGGAGATGGGCGGCGCGTCGGCGTCGGCCTCGTCGGGCGCGGGCGCGGACGAGCGCCCCAAGGAGGACGGCAAGCAGGGGGGGCAGCTGGCGGCGGCCACGGGGGCGCAGCCTCCGGCGGCCGGGAAGAAGCGCGGCCGCACCGCGGGGGACAAGGAGCAGAACCGGCTGAAGCGCCTGCTTCGGAACCGCGTGTCCGCGCAGCAGGCGCGGGAGCGGAAGAAGGCGTACCTGACGGAGCTGGAGGCCAAGGCCAAGGACCTGGAGCTCCGCAATGCCGAGCTCGAGCAGCGGGTGTCGACGCTCCAGAACGAGAACAACACGCTCCGCCAG ATTCTGAAGAACACGACGGCGCACGCGAGCAAGaggagcagtggcggcggcggtggcggcaaggGCGGAGACGGCGGCAAGAAGCACCACTTCACCAAGAGCTGA
- the LOC136461659 gene encoding transcription factor HY5-like isoform X2, with the protein MGGASASASSGAGADERPKEDGKQGGQLAAATGAQPPAAGKKRGRTAGDKEQNRLKRLLRNRVSAQQARERKKAYLTELEAKAKDLELRNAELEQRVSTLQNENNTLRQILKNTTAHASKRSSGGGGGGKGGDGGKKHHFTKS; encoded by the exons ATGGGCGGCGCGTCGGCGTCGGCCTCGTCGGGCGCGGGCGCGGACGAGCGCCCCAAGGAGGACGGCAAGCAGGGGGGGCAGCTGGCGGCGGCCACGGGGGCGCAGCCTCCGGCGGCCGGGAAGAAGCGCGGCCGCACCGCGGGGGACAAGGAGCAGAACCGGCTGAAGCGCCTGCTTCGGAACCGCGTGTCCGCGCAGCAGGCGCGGGAGCGGAAGAAGGCGTACCTGACGGAGCTGGAGGCCAAGGCCAAGGACCTGGAGCTCCGCAATGCCGAGCTCGAGCAGCGGGTGTCGACGCTCCAGAACGAGAACAACACGCTCCGCCAG ATTCTGAAGAACACGACGGCGCACGCGAGCAAGaggagcagtggcggcggcggtggcggcaaggGCGGAGACGGCGGCAAGAAGCACCACTTCACCAAGAGCTGA